The following are encoded in a window of Shewanella psychrotolerans genomic DNA:
- the oxyR gene encoding hydrogen peroxide-inducible genes transcriptional activator OxyR, with protein MKHLPSLKNLYYLVNLYQEQNFNRAAKLCHVSQSTLSSGIQNLEEQLGHQLIERDHKSFIFTAIGEEVVLRSRKLLTDVDDLVELVKHQGEPMTGDIRLGCIPTIAPFLLSRVVKHCQSSYPNLTLFLKEDTTERLLDALGKGELDLLLLALPADTSGYHSMKVGIDPFKLIMHKELSSDVTQPVDYKALPDESIFLLQSEHCITGHAISACRLGDSDKINPFAATSLHTLVQMVNSKLGTTFLPQMAIDAGILNDTDLTVMMPPGEAPYRDIGLVWRQTSSRIMTFRTLGKAIETLLELPVKS; from the coding sequence ATGAAGCATCTACCGAGTTTAAAAAACCTCTATTATTTGGTTAATCTCTATCAAGAGCAGAATTTTAATCGCGCTGCCAAACTATGTCACGTGAGCCAGTCGACGCTATCGAGTGGCATTCAAAATTTAGAGGAACAACTAGGCCATCAGTTAATAGAGCGAGATCATAAGTCATTTATCTTTACCGCCATAGGCGAAGAGGTCGTATTACGGTCTCGAAAATTACTGACCGATGTTGATGATCTGGTTGAGTTAGTTAAACATCAGGGCGAACCGATGACCGGTGATATCCGTCTTGGTTGTATTCCGACTATAGCGCCATTTTTACTTAGCCGTGTGGTAAAGCATTGCCAATCGAGTTATCCCAATTTAACGCTGTTTCTCAAGGAAGATACGACGGAGCGATTGCTCGATGCGTTAGGTAAGGGTGAGTTGGATCTGTTATTGCTCGCGTTACCTGCCGATACAAGTGGTTACCATAGTATGAAGGTGGGAATCGATCCTTTTAAATTGATAATGCATAAGGAGTTGTCATCTGATGTGACTCAGCCTGTGGATTATAAAGCGTTACCCGATGAGAGTATTTTTTTGCTGCAGTCTGAACATTGCATTACTGGTCATGCTATCAGTGCTTGCCGACTCGGTGATAGTGACAAGATCAATCCATTCGCTGCAACGAGTTTACATACCTTAGTACAGATGGTTAATAGCAAGTTGGGTACGACATTTTTGCCACAGATGGCGATTGATGCAGGAATACTTAACGATACCGATTTAACCGTAATGATGCCTCCAGGGGAAGCTCCCTACCGCGATATCGGTTTAGTATGGCGTCAAACATCCAGTCGAATTATGACTTTTAGAACCTTAGGCAAGGCGATTGAAACACTGCTGGAATTACCCGTTAAGTCATAA
- a CDS encoding Hpt domain-containing protein — MATAELESILDLNTLEQYCSAIGAGTLLKSVVLFEQLMPEYVGNLVNANEAQDKDTLCSEAHKFKGAAGSVGLKRIQQFAQLLQHGENPEWAEGHEIWLQAIVDNASKDLAELKQYLESKV; from the coding sequence ATGGCAACAGCTGAGTTAGAATCAATATTGGATCTTAACACACTTGAGCAGTACTGCAGTGCGATTGGTGCAGGCACTTTGCTGAAAAGTGTCGTCTTATTTGAGCAGCTTATGCCTGAGTATGTCGGCAATCTGGTCAATGCTAATGAGGCTCAAGACAAAGATACCTTATGTTCTGAAGCTCATAAGTTTAAGGGCGCAGCGGGATCGGTAGGTTTAAAGCGTATTCAACAGTTCGCTCAATTGCTCCAACATGGCGAAAATCCCGAGTGGGCAGAGGGACATGAAATTTGGTTGCAAGCTATCGTAGATAATGCAAGTAAAGACTTAGCTGAGCTAAAACAATATTTAGAATCAAAAGTATAA
- a CDS encoding TIGR01212 family radical SAM protein (This family includes YhcC from E. coli K-12, an uncharacterized radical SAM protein.) — MGLDSHVNTFGLQCKLKYGERLKKLTIDAKFTCPNRDGTLGLGGCTFCNVESFSHEHGTIDSIAEQLAKGRERAKGKSSKFIAYFQAYTSTYDEYCVLKQKYDEAIIDTDIVGLCVGTRPDCVPDQVIELLASYQKRGIEVWLELGLQSANPATLKRINRGHDFDVYLDTVNRARQAGIKVCTHLILGLPGETHDDYLATHKAVIDAGVDGLKLHPLHVVEGSTMAKAWRAGRLELLSLSDYAFSVSELIRYTPKDIIFHRVTAYAKKPILLAPDWCAFRWDGLVAIVNNLEKSGGQGHYIVG, encoded by the coding sequence GTGGGATTGGATAGTCATGTCAATACTTTTGGCCTGCAGTGCAAGCTAAAGTATGGCGAACGCCTTAAAAAATTGACCATAGATGCAAAGTTTACCTGTCCTAATAGAGATGGGACATTGGGATTAGGTGGTTGTACTTTTTGCAATGTTGAATCTTTTAGCCATGAGCATGGAACGATAGATTCAATTGCCGAGCAATTGGCAAAAGGGCGTGAACGCGCTAAAGGTAAGAGCTCAAAGTTCATCGCTTACTTTCAGGCTTATACCAGCACTTACGATGAGTATTGTGTGCTAAAGCAAAAGTATGACGAGGCAATAATCGATACTGATATCGTGGGTCTGTGTGTGGGCACTCGTCCAGATTGTGTTCCAGATCAGGTGATCGAATTGCTTGCTAGTTACCAAAAACGCGGTATCGAAGTATGGCTCGAACTTGGGCTTCAAAGTGCCAATCCTGCAACACTAAAGCGAATTAATCGTGGTCACGATTTTGACGTTTATTTAGATACCGTTAATCGAGCACGGCAGGCCGGAATAAAAGTGTGTACGCATCTGATATTGGGCTTACCTGGTGAAACACATGATGACTATTTAGCCACTCACAAGGCTGTAATCGACGCTGGAGTGGATGGGTTGAAATTACATCCGTTACATGTGGTCGAAGGGAGCACTATGGCTAAGGCTTGGCGTGCTGGAAGATTAGAGCTGTTGTCATTATCTGATTATGCTTTTAGTGTTTCGGAATTAATACGCTATACACCTAAAGATATTATTTTTCATCGTGTTACAGCCTATGCTAAGAAGCCAATATTACTGGCGCCTGATTGGTGTGCTTTTCGTTGGGATGGTTTAGTGGCTATCGTTAATAATTTAGAAAAGTCAGGTGGGCAAGGTCATTATATCGTCGGCTAG
- the gltB gene encoding glutamate synthase large subunit, translated as MSLYHPSFERDNCGFGLIAQMDGEASHRIVRTAIHGLDRMKHRGGIAADGRTGDGCGLLMQLPIKFFEAVAAENDWHLSRKFAVGMLFLSQDEEVASLTKSILERELEKETLSVAGWREVPVNPDVLGPIGQASQPQIWQVLINAPIGWREKDLERRLYMARRRLEQQMTDCKDFYVASLSGQVIVYKGLMMPADLPAFYSDLADIRLQSAICLFHQRFSTNTSPKWPLAQPFRYLAHNGEINTITGNRQWARARAYKFNAPLLPDLQQAAPFVNETGSDSSSLDNMLEMLLAGGMDLYRAMRLLIPPAWQSNPEMDDELKAFYDFNSMHMEPWDGPAGIVMTNGRHAACAVDRNGLRPSRYVITKDRILTLASEIGIWDYAPDEVVEKGRVGPGELLVLDTLNGQLYSSFEIDNDLKRRHPYKEWMAKNSQTLIPAEQMPAEAQGVCEFSQETLLQYQKQFGYSREELEQVIWVLAEKGEEAIGSMGDDTPMAVLSKKSRTLYDYFRQKFAQVTNPPIDPLREKHVMSLATCIGREQNLFNETTGHAYRVMFNSPILLFSDFKQLLALDATYYRTNTVDLNYDLSEGLEAAVKRICDEAERLARTGTTLLILSDRATDKDKQVIPAAMAVGAVQKVLVDKSLRCDTNIIVETASARDPHHFAVLLGFGATAIYPYLAYETISALAATRGVSETQKLMLNFRYGIDKGLRKIMSKMGISTVGSYRCSQQFEAIGLSSEVVELCFKGVISRIEGANFTLLEQDQQKLQKLAFQKHQPLPQGGLLKYVEGGEYHSFNPDVVNTLQACLRDKDYSGYKRFTKLVDDRPVATLRDLFKIEGNLSAVDIDSVEAAKNLYPRFDSAAMSIGALSPEAHEALAVAMNRLGGRSNSGEGGEDPRRFNSERNSAIKQVASGRFGVTAHYLVNAEVLQIKVAQGAKPGEGGQLPGDKVSVEIAALRNARPGVTLISPPPHHDIYSIEDLAQLIFDLKQINPKAMISVKLVSEPGVGTIATGVAKAYADMITISGYDGGTGASPVTSVKYAGSPWELGLAEVHQSLVSNGLRHKIRLQVDGGLKTGTDVIKAALLGAETFGFGTVPMIALGCKYLRICHLNNCATGVATQNKLLRDNHYHGLPERVMTYFEFMAQEIREWMAALGVTEFEQLVGRSEWLSVLEGSTPKQQHLDLSAILYKPTIPAGCALTWQETNATSDKGDLNQKILAAAKNAVEQGESFKGRFEINNTDRSVGAALSGYIATTVGREGAKAPIRLKFNGSAGQSFGVWNAPGLSLDLCGDANDYVGKGMSGGKITIYPPVGSMFQSEKSVIVGNTCLYGASGGKLFAAGQAGERFAVRNSGAIAVVEGLGDNGCEYMTGGIVVVLGKTGVNFGAGMTGGFAYVFDRFGHFNRRVNTDLVDTHKVSSPIQQQHLKGLIEEHLAETGSEHAKMLLNDFENWIDCFVLIKPKNIALGDLLRIEQSQPELSVVAG; from the coding sequence ATGAGCTTGTATCACCCCAGTTTTGAACGGGATAACTGTGGCTTTGGCTTAATTGCCCAAATGGATGGCGAAGCCAGCCATAGAATTGTGCGCACTGCGATTCACGGTCTTGACCGTATGAAACATCGTGGCGGCATTGCTGCAGACGGCCGCACCGGAGATGGCTGTGGTTTGCTTATGCAACTTCCCATAAAATTTTTTGAAGCCGTAGCCGCAGAGAATGATTGGCACCTTAGCCGTAAATTTGCCGTCGGAATGTTATTTCTTAGTCAGGATGAAGAGGTCGCAAGCCTGACTAAATCGATACTCGAGCGCGAACTTGAAAAAGAGACATTAAGTGTCGCTGGATGGCGTGAAGTTCCGGTAAACCCTGATGTGCTTGGGCCAATAGGCCAAGCGAGTCAGCCACAAATCTGGCAAGTATTGATTAATGCACCGATTGGTTGGCGCGAGAAAGATTTAGAACGCCGCCTTTATATGGCTCGTCGTCGGCTAGAACAGCAGATGACTGACTGCAAAGACTTCTATGTCGCAAGTCTTTCAGGCCAAGTGATCGTTTATAAAGGATTGATGATGCCGGCCGATCTGCCCGCATTCTATTCTGATCTCGCCGATATTCGCTTGCAAAGTGCTATTTGCTTATTCCACCAGCGTTTCTCGACAAACACATCCCCTAAATGGCCACTTGCACAGCCGTTTAGATACTTGGCTCACAACGGTGAGATCAACACCATCACAGGTAACCGCCAATGGGCCAGAGCCCGTGCCTACAAATTTAATGCACCGCTGCTACCGGATCTGCAGCAAGCTGCCCCCTTTGTAAATGAAACAGGCTCAGACTCATCATCGCTCGATAACATGCTCGAAATGCTGCTAGCAGGCGGCATGGATCTCTACCGAGCAATGCGTCTGCTTATTCCACCTGCATGGCAGAGCAACCCAGAAATGGATGACGAGCTAAAAGCATTTTATGACTTTAACTCCATGCACATGGAGCCGTGGGATGGCCCTGCGGGTATCGTAATGACCAACGGACGTCATGCCGCCTGCGCCGTCGACCGTAACGGCCTGCGCCCATCACGCTACGTGATCACCAAAGACCGAATTTTAACTCTCGCCTCAGAAATTGGCATTTGGGACTATGCCCCCGATGAAGTGGTCGAAAAAGGTCGCGTTGGCCCAGGAGAGCTACTGGTACTCGATACCCTTAATGGTCAACTCTACTCCTCATTTGAAATTGATAACGACCTTAAACGTCGCCATCCTTACAAAGAGTGGATGGCCAAAAATAGTCAAACCTTGATCCCAGCAGAGCAGATGCCAGCTGAAGCCCAAGGTGTATGTGAATTCTCCCAAGAGACATTACTGCAATACCAAAAGCAGTTTGGTTACTCTCGTGAAGAGCTTGAACAAGTGATCTGGGTGCTCGCAGAAAAAGGCGAAGAAGCGATTGGCTCAATGGGCGATGATACCCCAATGGCGGTGCTGTCGAAAAAATCACGCACTTTATATGACTACTTCCGTCAAAAGTTTGCGCAGGTTACTAACCCGCCTATCGACCCATTACGGGAAAAGCATGTGATGTCACTTGCGACCTGTATCGGCCGTGAACAAAACCTATTTAATGAAACCACAGGACACGCGTATCGAGTCATGTTTAACTCACCGATACTGCTATTTAGTGATTTCAAGCAATTACTGGCATTAGATGCGACCTACTACCGTACCAACACGGTTGATCTTAACTACGACCTTAGCGAAGGCCTAGAGGCCGCAGTTAAGCGTATCTGTGACGAGGCAGAACGACTCGCTCGTACTGGTACCACACTGCTGATCCTTTCAGATCGTGCAACGGATAAAGATAAGCAAGTGATCCCTGCGGCAATGGCGGTGGGCGCGGTACAAAAGGTATTAGTGGATAAGAGTCTGCGCTGCGACACCAACATCATTGTTGAAACCGCATCAGCGCGCGATCCACACCATTTTGCCGTGCTCCTTGGCTTTGGTGCTACGGCTATCTACCCTTATTTAGCTTATGAAACTATCTCAGCACTGGCCGCAACTCGCGGAGTCAGCGAAACACAAAAACTGATGCTCAATTTCCGTTACGGCATCGATAAAGGTCTACGTAAGATCATGTCGAAAATGGGCATCAGTACGGTCGGTTCTTACCGCTGTAGTCAGCAGTTTGAAGCCATAGGACTATCATCAGAAGTGGTTGAGCTTTGTTTCAAAGGCGTGATCAGCCGTATCGAAGGCGCCAACTTTACCCTACTAGAGCAAGATCAACAAAAGCTGCAGAAACTGGCGTTTCAAAAACATCAGCCTTTGCCTCAAGGTGGCTTACTCAAATATGTGGAAGGTGGCGAATACCACAGTTTCAACCCTGACGTAGTCAACACCTTACAAGCCTGTCTGCGTGACAAAGATTACAGTGGTTATAAACGCTTTACGAAGCTGGTTGACGATCGACCGGTAGCAACCCTAAGGGATCTCTTTAAAATCGAGGGCAACCTAAGCGCTGTCGATATCGACAGTGTCGAAGCCGCTAAGAACTTATACCCACGCTTTGACAGTGCGGCGATGAGTATTGGAGCGCTCAGCCCAGAAGCTCATGAAGCCTTAGCCGTTGCAATGAACCGCCTAGGCGGACGCTCAAATTCAGGGGAAGGCGGAGAAGATCCACGCCGCTTCAACTCTGAGCGAAACTCAGCAATTAAGCAGGTCGCATCGGGACGTTTCGGCGTAACCGCTCACTACCTAGTCAACGCAGAAGTGCTGCAAATTAAAGTCGCACAAGGCGCAAAACCCGGCGAAGGTGGACAACTACCAGGTGATAAAGTCAGTGTCGAAATTGCAGCGCTGCGAAATGCTCGTCCTGGTGTCACGCTAATTTCACCACCGCCTCACCATGATATCTATTCGATTGAAGATCTGGCACAGCTGATTTTTGACCTTAAGCAGATCAACCCTAAGGCGATGATTTCAGTGAAACTGGTGTCAGAACCTGGTGTTGGCACCATTGCCACCGGCGTTGCCAAAGCCTACGCTGATATGATCACTATCTCTGGTTATGATGGTGGTACGGGTGCAAGCCCTGTGACTTCGGTTAAATACGCTGGCAGCCCGTGGGAACTAGGATTGGCCGAAGTACATCAGTCGCTAGTGTCTAATGGCCTGCGTCATAAGATCCGCTTGCAAGTCGATGGTGGTCTAAAGACAGGAACCGATGTGATTAAAGCAGCCCTACTGGGAGCAGAAACCTTTGGTTTCGGTACCGTACCGATGATCGCCCTCGGCTGTAAATACCTGCGTATTTGTCACCTAAACAACTGCGCGACGGGTGTTGCAACTCAGAATAAACTGCTGAGAGACAATCATTACCACGGTTTACCAGAGCGCGTGATGACCTACTTTGAATTTATGGCACAAGAGATCCGTGAATGGATGGCAGCGCTTGGAGTCACAGAGTTTGAACAATTAGTCGGTAGAAGCGAATGGCTTAGTGTACTTGAAGGCTCGACGCCCAAACAGCAACACTTAGATTTGTCGGCGATTTTGTATAAACCTACAATCCCTGCAGGTTGCGCGCTGACTTGGCAGGAAACTAACGCGACATCGGATAAGGGCGATCTCAACCAAAAGATCCTCGCCGCGGCTAAAAATGCAGTTGAACAAGGCGAGAGTTTTAAGGGACGCTTTGAAATCAACAACACCGACCGTTCTGTGGGTGCAGCCCTTTCGGGTTACATTGCCACAACCGTTGGTCGCGAAGGTGCCAAGGCACCAATCAGGCTTAAATTTAACGGCAGCGCAGGCCAAAGTTTTGGTGTGTGGAATGCCCCGGGTCTATCGCTCGACCTCTGCGGCGATGCTAACGATTACGTCGGTAAAGGGATGTCCGGTGGCAAAATCACCATCTACCCTCCTGTTGGTAGCATGTTCCAAAGCGAAAAGAGTGTCATTGTCGGCAACACCTGCCTCTATGGCGCGAGCGGCGGTAAGCTGTTTGCAGCAGGCCAAGCGGGTGAGCGTTTTGCGGTGCGTAATTCAGGCGCGATTGCAGTTGTCGAAGGTCTAGGCGACAACGGTTGTGAATATATGACAGGTGGAATCGTGGTTGTGCTAGGTAAAACTGGCGTCAACTTCGGTGCGGGTATGACTGGCGGCTTTGCCTATGTATTTGACCGTTTTGGTCACTTCAATCGCCGGGTGAACACCGACTTAGTCGATACCCATAAAGTCAGTTCACCTATTCAACAACAACATCTTAAAGGCCTGATAGAAGAACATCTGGCTGAAACCGGCAGTGAACATGCCAAGATGTTATTAAATGATTTTGAAAACTGGATCGATTGCTTCGTACTCATTAAGCCAAAGAATATTGCGCTTGGTGATCTATTACGCATCGAACAATCGCAGCCAGAACTTTCAGTAGTAGCGGGGTAA
- a CDS encoding FAD-dependent oxidoreductase has translation MSNDFQFIEVGRKDPTKHQAAKRATQFIEIYQPFAQPQVAEQADRCLDCGNPYCEWKCPLHNYIPNWLKLAQQGRILEAAELVHETNTLPEICGRVCPQDRLCEGACTLNDEFGAVTIGNVEKYITDTAIAQGWRPDMSKVTARSERVAIIGAGPAGLGCADILARNGVQAVVYDKNPQIGGLLTYGIPSFKLDKSVMATRRSVLEGMGIEFKLGVTVGEDVSFDSLLNEYDAIFLGMGTYTAMKAGLENEDAKGVYQALPYLIGNTHHIMGTESAESPYLSLAGQKVVVLGGGDTAMDCVRTAIRQGASEVTCVYRRDEENMPGSRREVQNAREEGIQFLFNRQPTAIKTENGVVCGIECVETALGEPDESGRRRPQPIEGSEKLIEADAIIIAFGFQPSPAKWLGEHGVELDQWGLVVAPKVADNPFQTSNPKVFAGGDMVRGSDLVVTAIAEGRDAAMGILNSFEA, from the coding sequence ATGAGCAATGATTTTCAATTTATTGAAGTGGGCCGCAAGGATCCGACCAAACACCAAGCGGCAAAGCGTGCCACCCAGTTTATCGAGATTTATCAGCCATTCGCTCAGCCTCAAGTGGCTGAGCAGGCGGATCGCTGTCTCGATTGTGGTAATCCCTATTGTGAATGGAAATGCCCACTGCACAACTACATCCCAAACTGGCTCAAGCTAGCACAGCAGGGGCGTATTCTCGAAGCAGCTGAGCTAGTCCACGAGACTAACACTCTGCCAGAGATCTGTGGTCGCGTTTGCCCTCAAGACAGATTGTGTGAAGGCGCCTGTACCCTTAACGACGAGTTTGGTGCCGTCACCATCGGTAATGTCGAAAAGTATATTACCGACACGGCCATCGCCCAAGGTTGGCGCCCAGACATGAGCAAGGTTACCGCACGCTCTGAGCGCGTTGCCATCATTGGTGCTGGCCCAGCGGGTCTAGGCTGCGCCGATATTCTCGCCCGTAATGGCGTACAGGCAGTGGTGTATGACAAAAATCCGCAAATCGGTGGGCTACTGACCTATGGTATTCCGTCGTTTAAACTCGATAAGTCGGTCATGGCAACCCGCCGTTCGGTACTGGAAGGTATGGGTATCGAATTTAAGCTGGGCGTCACCGTCGGTGAAGATGTGAGCTTTGATAGCCTACTAAACGAATATGATGCCATTTTTCTCGGTATGGGGACCTACACAGCGATGAAAGCTGGGCTAGAAAACGAAGATGCCAAAGGCGTCTATCAAGCCCTACCCTACCTTATCGGTAACACCCATCACATCATGGGCACAGAATCGGCCGAATCGCCTTATTTAAGCCTTGCAGGGCAAAAGGTTGTGGTACTCGGTGGTGGTGATACCGCCATGGATTGCGTGCGCACTGCGATACGTCAAGGCGCTAGCGAAGTCACTTGTGTCTATCGCCGTGACGAAGAGAACATGCCCGGTTCGCGCCGCGAGGTTCAAAATGCCCGTGAAGAGGGGATCCAGTTCCTATTTAATCGTCAACCGACTGCGATTAAAACCGAAAATGGAGTCGTCTGCGGCATTGAGTGTGTCGAAACTGCCCTTGGTGAGCCAGATGAGTCGGGGCGTCGTCGCCCACAGCCGATTGAAGGTAGCGAGAAACTCATCGAGGCCGATGCCATTATCATCGCCTTTGGTTTCCAGCCCAGCCCTGCTAAGTGGTTAGGCGAGCATGGGGTAGAGCTAGATCAATGGGGACTCGTGGTTGCGCCTAAAGTCGCTGACAATCCGTTCCAAACCAGCAATCCGAAGGTGTTTGCAGGCGGCGATATGGTGCGAGGTTCAGATCTCGTCGTCACCGCGATTGCCGAAGGACGCGATGCGGCCATGGGGATCTTAAACAGCTTCGAAGCTTAA